A region from the Sulfurospirillum oryzae genome encodes:
- a CDS encoding efflux RND transporter permease subunit has translation MQKFEQFIHSILVEDRKKRRVLLFTLLAFLAAVMMFPTKIVLAKMLPGKSTNTFSVYVDLPNGSSYQETNTINACVVNILQKEKEIQNIEVFNGMGSPLDYAGLVKGSGFKSGEHVSEIVVNLSGIHERPERSFAIVHRLRPLIQKSCETLIPQTSIKMVEQPAGPPTMAALVVELYGNNAAELGVLSEKIKQILVQTKDLVDVDIMADELYEKYALVLDKERVTRSALSIAKINELLYLSFEGMHVAHKNSESSPSQIPLYVVLSSPSKSLAHASKEELRAKLSSLQLQNAQGMMVPLSEVVRVEKVTSSPTIMSKNLQKMVSIVAEADLVSQVYPLLDARSRIKEALSGEFDVSNSHLFDLTLKDKKSGEVFELAWDGEMKVTMDTFRDLGGAFIAALILIFLLMVVYYKSFALSGIVLLGSFLSIIGVIVGHWIMDLFTSTTFFLTATSLIGFISLMGISSRNALLLIDFAQTLIKQGVSKKEAIARASATRAKPIVLTAAAIILASTLLATDPIFGGLGVALIFGTIAAVIVSLIVVPVLMDNTKAI, from the coding sequence ATGCAAAAATTTGAGCAGTTTATTCACTCTATCTTGGTGGAAGATCGTAAAAAAAGGCGGGTATTGCTTTTTACACTTTTGGCATTTCTAGCGGCAGTCATGATGTTTCCGACCAAAATCGTTTTAGCCAAAATGTTACCGGGTAAAAGTACAAATACTTTCTCTGTCTATGTTGATTTACCCAACGGAAGCTCGTATCAAGAGACCAATACCATCAATGCGTGTGTGGTTAACATATTGCAAAAAGAGAAAGAGATTCAAAATATTGAAGTGTTTAATGGTATGGGCTCGCCTCTTGATTATGCAGGGCTTGTTAAAGGTTCTGGCTTTAAAAGTGGAGAGCATGTGAGTGAGATCGTGGTCAATCTAAGTGGCATTCATGAAAGACCTGAACGCTCTTTTGCGATAGTACATCGCTTACGTCCGCTCATTCAAAAAAGCTGTGAGACATTGATTCCTCAGACTTCGATCAAGATGGTTGAACAACCAGCAGGACCTCCAACGATGGCAGCTTTGGTCGTGGAGCTTTATGGCAACAATGCGGCTGAACTTGGCGTACTTTCTGAGAAGATCAAACAGATTCTTGTGCAAACGAAAGATTTGGTTGATGTGGACATTATGGCAGATGAGCTTTATGAAAAATACGCCCTTGTGCTCGATAAAGAGAGAGTAACGCGTTCCGCGCTCAGTATTGCGAAGATCAATGAGTTGTTGTATTTAAGCTTTGAGGGCATGCACGTTGCGCATAAAAATAGCGAGAGCTCGCCTTCTCAAATTCCTCTTTATGTGGTTTTGAGCTCTCCTTCAAAGTCACTTGCGCACGCTTCTAAAGAGGAGCTTCGCGCTAAACTCTCTTCGTTACAGCTTCAAAATGCACAAGGAATGATGGTACCGCTCTCCGAAGTGGTGCGTGTGGAGAAAGTGACCTCTTCGCCGACAATTATGTCTAAGAATTTGCAGAAGATGGTGAGCATTGTCGCCGAGGCAGACCTTGTCTCTCAGGTCTATCCCCTTTTAGACGCACGCAGTCGCATCAAAGAGGCACTGAGTGGTGAATTCGATGTCAGTAACAGCCACCTGTTTGATCTTACACTCAAAGATAAAAAGAGCGGCGAGGTGTTTGAACTGGCTTGGGATGGTGAGATGAAAGTCACGATGGATACATTTCGTGATCTTGGCGGAGCTTTTATCGCAGCTCTTATTTTGATCTTTTTATTGATGGTCGTTTATTACAAAAGCTTTGCCCTTTCTGGCATTGTGCTTCTTGGTAGTTTCCTCTCCATCATTGGCGTTATTGTAGGGCATTGGATTATGGATCTGTTTACATCAACAACGTTCTTTCTCACAGCTACGTCATTGATTGGTTTTATTTCACTGATGGGTATTAGCTCACGAAATGCACTTTTATTGATTGATTTTGCACAGACTTTGATCAAACAAGGCGTTTCGAAAAAAGAGGCGATTGCACGTGCGAGTGCGACGCGGGCGAAGCCTATTGTATTGACGGCAGCAGCGATTATCTTAGCCAGTACACTTCTTGCGACTGATCCTATTTTTGGGGGGCTTGGTGTTGCGTTAATCTTTGGAACGATTGCTGCGGTGATCGTTTCTTTGATTGTTGTCCCTGTTTTGATGGACAACACCAAAGCGATCTAA
- a CDS encoding efflux RND transporter permease subunit, with product MKKYKEKYLAGYLARLFLRNPLTMILGATLIMLGVVALSMMPREEDPQISISGGVVIVSMPGASAAEIEQMIVRPLERRIKEIKGVEHIYGVASDNVGIVNVMYYIGENREASNLKLYDKVMQNMDQLPEGASTPLVRPFDIDIDIPILSVAFYAKTAQNVDNVTLYKRVETFRNSLGNVHNVAKTEIKGEHKEQFNIEIDLSRLTGYHLSLEQIVGALKSLTASSPEVKNRTQEGKLVIFGVKNALERVEDIQNLIVANYGGSMVYLKDIAAVHLGDDIQNKKSAQISYKQGDQFTPLQDQVTLSVSKLKGSNAVVIAGDVLKRLEASKAAWESEGIGYIVTRNYGERANEAVNELVFHLLISIVIIALLLIFILGWREGLIVTLTVPAILAITIFIAYISDQTINRITLFAFLLSLGLLVDDVIVVIENIHRHLHAKDAEEKEMDELLIEATDEIGAPTNLATIAIILTMVPMAFVGQMMGEFMKPIPLNVPVAMMASLLIAYIFTPFLARRLLKKPTHTKGESHAKI from the coding sequence ATGAAGAAATACAAAGAAAAATATTTAGCGGGCTATTTAGCACGCCTTTTTTTACGTAACCCTCTTACGATGATTTTAGGGGCGACACTGATTATGCTAGGTGTGGTTGCCCTCTCTATGATGCCTCGTGAAGAAGACCCTCAAATCTCTATTAGTGGTGGTGTTGTCATTGTCTCTATGCCAGGAGCGAGTGCGGCTGAGATCGAGCAGATGATCGTTCGCCCTCTTGAGAGACGCATCAAAGAGATCAAAGGTGTTGAGCATATTTATGGCGTGGCGAGCGATAATGTAGGCATTGTTAACGTCATGTATTACATCGGTGAAAATCGCGAAGCATCGAATTTGAAGCTTTACGATAAAGTCATGCAGAATATGGATCAATTACCTGAGGGTGCATCAACGCCATTGGTTCGTCCGTTTGACATTGACATCGATATACCGATTCTCTCCGTTGCCTTTTATGCTAAAACAGCGCAAAATGTTGATAATGTGACACTTTACAAGCGCGTAGAGACATTTCGTAATTCCCTTGGCAATGTCCATAATGTAGCAAAAACAGAGATTAAGGGTGAGCATAAGGAGCAGTTTAACATCGAGATAGATCTCTCAAGGCTCACAGGTTATCATCTCTCTTTAGAGCAGATCGTTGGTGCCTTAAAATCACTCACCGCCTCATCGCCTGAGGTCAAAAACCGTACTCAAGAGGGTAAGCTTGTTATTTTTGGTGTTAAAAATGCGTTGGAACGCGTGGAAGATATTCAAAATCTTATTGTTGCAAACTATGGCGGCTCAATGGTTTATCTTAAAGATATTGCCGCTGTTCATTTGGGCGATGACATTCAAAACAAAAAAAGTGCGCAGATCAGCTATAAACAAGGGGATCAGTTTACCCCATTGCAAGATCAAGTGACACTCAGTGTTTCAAAGCTGAAAGGCTCCAATGCGGTTGTGATCGCAGGTGATGTACTAAAACGTCTTGAAGCATCAAAAGCTGCTTGGGAGAGCGAGGGAATAGGCTATATCGTGACACGAAACTACGGCGAACGTGCCAATGAAGCGGTCAATGAACTGGTGTTTCACCTTTTGATTTCCATTGTGATTATTGCGTTGCTTCTTATTTTTATTTTAGGATGGCGAGAGGGGTTGATTGTGACATTGACCGTTCCTGCTATTTTAGCCATTACCATTTTTATAGCCTATATCAGCGATCAGACGATCAACCGCATTACACTTTTTGCCTTTTTACTCAGTCTTGGACTTTTAGTCGATGACGTGATTGTTGTGATTGAAAATATCCATCGCCATTTGCATGCGAAAGACGCCGAAGAAAAAGAGATGGATGAGTTGCTTATTGAAGCAACCGATGAGATAGGCGCTCCAACCAATCTTGCGACCATTGCGATTATTTTAACGATGGTTCCTATGGCGTTTGTGGGGCAGATGATGGGTGAGTTTATGAAGCCTATACCTCTGAATGTTCCTGTGGCGATGATGGCATCACTGTTGATAGCGTATATTTTTACCCCATTCTTAGCACGTAGATTATTAAAAAAGCCAACCCACACCAAAGGAGAGAGTCATGCAAAAATTTGA
- a CDS encoding efflux RND transporter periplasmic adaptor subunit: protein MKRLHVKLAIACSLVGATLSAASLNLSGSVISDNQKSIASRYMGYIQAVYVNEGDVVKKGDLLYTIDSKEIDTALAQSDLAISQAELSLSMNENQYVNAKLNLERYQRLLAKDMVSKYEVENLELSTNNLKAMVEIAQKQVASAKQKRQEVQNQYQYLKVKAPNESVVIEKHIKAGEMALSGVPALVLADLSTLKISTEIAESYLGSVKVGDRARVEVPSIGCISEGKIDAIIPSSNPMAHTFKLKISFTCKDVKAYPGMYAVVVVGE from the coding sequence GTGAAACGTTTACATGTAAAACTTGCTATCGCATGCTCTCTAGTAGGCGCAACGCTTAGTGCGGCAAGTCTCAATTTGAGTGGTAGTGTCATTTCAGACAATCAAAAAAGCATTGCAAGCCGCTATATGGGTTATATTCAAGCTGTTTATGTGAATGAGGGCGATGTTGTGAAAAAAGGCGATTTGCTTTACACGATTGACTCAAAAGAGATTGATACGGCACTCGCACAGAGTGATCTTGCTATTTCTCAAGCAGAACTCTCCTTGTCCATGAATGAGAACCAATACGTCAATGCCAAGCTTAATTTAGAGCGTTATCAGCGTTTATTGGCAAAAGACATGGTCTCAAAATATGAGGTTGAAAACTTGGAGCTTTCTACAAACAATCTTAAAGCAATGGTTGAAATTGCGCAAAAGCAGGTAGCATCCGCCAAGCAAAAACGTCAAGAGGTTCAAAATCAGTACCAGTACCTCAAAGTTAAAGCTCCTAATGAGAGCGTTGTGATTGAAAAACATATTAAAGCGGGCGAAATGGCACTTTCGGGTGTTCCTGCTTTGGTACTGGCTGATTTAAGTACACTTAAAATTAGCACGGAGATTGCGGAGAGTTATTTAGGAAGTGTCAAAGTGGGAGATCGTGCGCGTGTGGAAGTGCCTTCCATTGGCTGTATTAGCGAAGGGAAAATTGATGCGATTATTCCTAGTTCTAACCCTATGGCGCATACCTTTAAGCTGAAAATCTCTTTTACATGTAAAGATGTTAAAGCCTACCCTGGTATGTATGCTGTGGTGGTTGTAGGTGAGTAA
- a CDS encoding TolC family protein: protein MKIFFLALITFSICFAQEGLSLESAIAKVKANNKEIVIAKFDEQIRALEHQAALGQNYGSVDLSQAALRSNDALNIFGYKLQSRQATFADFGFKQFNGSNYMLAPEDLNNPKDRNHFQTKIEYTLPIYTGGKLEHYGKITQALQAMSTLEREQLTATKIYELKKSFFAISLLNNYLYNLHIIATNTTKLEKTTEAMMQEGYVKKVDLLEIQSKQADVERLINQAEANKSLLYYYISFLVDEPIASIAGNYEEAELALDEDERILAQNLDIKKAEQGVEISKMNIALQQSTFLPQVGAFANYGSSDEKLMNDFSKNDAYTVGLQVKWNIFNGGTDKNNLEKARVENLKASQQLILAKNSVALNVKQIQTQIKSHEYEIASLKKEVELAHLIYENYAGRYAEKIVSINDVMMKQSEELTKVLKLKEVQNARNEKIFELQKLASKEVK, encoded by the coding sequence ATGAAAATCTTTTTTTTGGCCTTGATAACCTTTAGTATCTGCTTTGCACAAGAAGGGCTCAGTTTAGAAAGTGCCATCGCAAAAGTGAAAGCAAATAACAAAGAGATTGTGATTGCAAAGTTTGATGAGCAGATAAGAGCATTAGAGCATCAAGCAGCTCTCGGGCAAAACTATGGAAGTGTAGACCTTTCTCAAGCAGCACTGCGTAGCAACGATGCATTGAATATTTTTGGATACAAACTACAATCACGCCAAGCGACTTTTGCTGATTTTGGCTTCAAGCAGTTCAACGGCTCTAATTACATGTTAGCTCCAGAGGATCTCAACAACCCAAAAGATCGTAACCATTTTCAAACAAAGATCGAATACACGCTTCCTATTTATACCGGTGGCAAATTAGAACACTATGGTAAAATCACTCAAGCGCTTCAAGCTATGAGCACTTTAGAGCGTGAACAACTCACCGCTACCAAAATTTATGAGCTGAAAAAAAGTTTTTTTGCTATTTCACTCTTAAACAATTATCTTTACAATTTGCATATCATTGCCACCAATACAACCAAACTTGAAAAAACAACCGAAGCGATGATGCAAGAAGGCTACGTCAAAAAAGTGGATCTTTTAGAAATTCAAAGTAAACAAGCCGATGTTGAGCGTCTCATTAACCAAGCGGAAGCAAATAAGTCACTGTTGTATTACTACATCTCATTTTTAGTGGATGAGCCTATTGCTTCTATTGCAGGTAATTACGAAGAGGCGGAGTTGGCGTTGGATGAAGATGAGCGCATTTTGGCTCAAAACCTTGACATCAAAAAAGCAGAGCAGGGTGTTGAAATCTCCAAGATGAACATTGCATTGCAACAGAGTACTTTTTTGCCTCAAGTGGGAGCTTTTGCTAACTATGGTAGTAGTGATGAAAAGCTCATGAATGACTTTTCTAAAAACGATGCGTATACCGTTGGGCTTCAAGTCAAATGGAATATTTTTAATGGTGGAACAGATAAAAACAACCTAGAAAAAGCGCGTGTCGAAAACCTCAAAGCGTCTCAGCAACTTATCCTTGCAAAAAACAGTGTCGCTTTGAATGTGAAGCAGATTCAAACACAGATCAAAAGCCATGAATACGAGATTGCAAGCCTTAAAAAAGAGGTGGAATTAGCCCATCTTATTTATGAGAATTATGCAGGAAGATATGCTGAAAAAATTGTCTCCATTAATGATGTTATGATGAAACAATCTGAAGAACTCACCAAAGTCCTCAAGCTCAAAGAGGTGCAAAATGCGCGCAATGAAAAGATCTTTGAACTCCAAAAATTAGCCAGTAAGGAAGTTAAGTGA
- the serA gene encoding phosphoglycerate dehydrogenase produces the protein MKQKKIIVCDAIHEKGFEILRAEKDIEVVDAVHVSKDELLKIMGDCDVAITRSSTDVDEKFLNAATNLKAIVRAGVGVDNVDQDGCSRRGIIAMNVPTANTIAAVELTMAHLLGCARSFVNANNHLKIERVWNREKWYGVELCEKRLGVIGFGNIGSRVAIRAKAFGMEVIAYDPYISASKVTDLGMTYTENFDDILACDFITIHTPKNKETVNMISHDEIAKMKDGVRLINCARGGLYNEDALYEGIKSGKIAFAGIDVFSKEPATSHPLLDLEHICVTPHLGANTLESQEKIAIQAAENAISAARGISYPNALNLPIKAEDIPSFVEPYLELVQKMGFLAAQLNRSAIKSIKLELEGEIGSYAKSLLTFGIVGSLKEANENKINYVNAEFVAKEKGIESKFEVANSTSGYKNKVTLILTTEKDVVSISGTVFGEDEQRIVGINGFKFDFKPKGKMIIFKNHDVPGVIAHIASILAKEGINIADFRLGRGAHQFAMAVILVDTDIDKKIISELNQLETCVWVEYAVL, from the coding sequence ATGAAACAGAAAAAAATCATTGTATGCGATGCAATCCATGAAAAAGGTTTTGAAATCTTACGTGCTGAGAAAGACATTGAAGTTGTTGATGCTGTTCATGTGTCAAAAGATGAACTCTTAAAAATTATGGGCGATTGTGATGTTGCTATTACACGTAGTTCAACCGATGTTGATGAAAAGTTCCTCAATGCAGCTACAAACTTAAAAGCGATTGTAAGAGCCGGTGTGGGTGTGGATAACGTAGACCAAGATGGTTGTAGTAGACGCGGTATCATCGCGATGAACGTACCAACTGCCAATACCATTGCAGCAGTAGAGCTCACAATGGCACATCTTTTAGGATGCGCGAGAAGTTTTGTGAATGCCAATAACCATCTTAAAATTGAGCGTGTTTGGAATCGTGAAAAATGGTATGGTGTCGAGCTTTGTGAAAAACGTCTAGGTGTTATCGGTTTTGGTAATATCGGCAGCCGTGTCGCCATTCGTGCCAAAGCATTTGGCATGGAAGTTATTGCTTATGACCCATACATCTCAGCTTCAAAAGTAACCGATCTTGGTATGACATACACTGAAAATTTTGATGATATCTTGGCATGTGATTTTATTACGATCCATACACCAAAAAATAAAGAAACCGTCAACATGATCTCACACGATGAGATCGCAAAAATGAAAGATGGCGTTAGACTTATAAACTGTGCGCGTGGTGGTCTTTACAATGAAGATGCGCTATATGAAGGTATCAAAAGCGGTAAAATTGCTTTTGCAGGTATTGATGTTTTCTCAAAAGAGCCAGCAACAAGTCATCCTTTACTCGACCTTGAGCATATCTGTGTGACACCTCACCTTGGCGCAAATACGTTAGAGTCTCAAGAAAAAATTGCAATTCAAGCAGCTGAAAATGCGATTAGCGCAGCACGTGGCATTAGCTACCCTAATGCACTTAATCTCCCTATTAAAGCGGAAGATATTCCATCTTTTGTTGAACCATACTTAGAACTTGTTCAAAAAATGGGCTTTTTGGCAGCGCAGCTTAATCGTTCAGCTATTAAATCTATCAAACTTGAACTCGAAGGTGAAATTGGCTCTTACGCAAAATCACTTTTAACTTTTGGTATTGTAGGTTCGCTCAAAGAAGCCAATGAGAATAAAATTAATTATGTCAATGCTGAATTTGTGGCAAAAGAAAAAGGCATTGAGAGTAAATTTGAAGTAGCCAATAGTACGAGCGGTTACAAAAACAAAGTAACATTAATTTTAACAACTGAAAAAGATGTTGTCAGCATTAGTGGAACTGTTTTTGGTGAAGATGAACAACGCATTGTCGGCATTAATGGTTTTAAATTTGACTTTAAACCAAAAGGCAAAATGATTATCTTTAAAAACCATGACGTACCAGGGGTTATTGCACATATTGCTTCTATCTTGGCGAAAGAGGGCATTAATATTGCTGACTTTAGATTGGGTCGTGGAGCGCATCAGTTTGCGATGGCTGTGATCTTGGTCGATACAGACATCGACAAAAAAATCATTTCAGAACTCAATCAACTTGAAACATGTGTTTGGGTAGAGTACGCTGTTTTATAA
- a CDS encoding 30S ribosomal protein S1, with product MVNEANKTVHTDAVDEHEEMDFAAMLEESFKDSERDALINGVVVAIKEDVILVDVGKKSEGRLNASEVTDENGNITCKVGDVIPVVITGFRNERPAVSHKKALRKDRIKSFIAEFKEEDDVVLDVKITGKNKGGFIAENKEGIEFFLPRSQAAVKDMNGLMGKSLKVKIIKIDTDTESIIVSRKKFLDDERKKRKEIVQELIDRDEVVEGTIKKITTYGMFVDVGGIDGLVHYSEISYKGPVNPGTLYQEGEVIPVKAIKYDKDKRHLSLSVKAAMPDPWDEIKDELETGDSIQVTISNIEPYGAFVDLGNDIEGFLHISEISWDKNIKHPRDYIEEGQVVDVEVIEIDAKERRLRVSLKNVLPKPFDDFMKKFKVGDVVKGEITTITNFGAFVKIGGIEGLLHNEDASWDRNNKCKELFAVGDVVEVKIVKIDVESEKVSLSKKELEDSPIQKYAKSHENGDIVHGKIRDIKEFGIFVELEDNVDALIRKEDLGQVNEADLKIGDEIEAAITFIDDKKNRIRLSVRRLSKLKEREALKEINKEEKMTLGDILKDQLK from the coding sequence ATGGTAAATGAGGCGAACAAAACTGTTCATACTGACGCCGTAGACGAGCATGAGGAGATGGATTTTGCGGCTATGTTGGAAGAGTCTTTCAAAGATTCTGAGAGAGATGCACTCATCAATGGTGTTGTTGTAGCGATCAAAGAAGATGTTATCTTAGTTGATGTGGGCAAGAAGTCTGAGGGACGATTGAACGCATCTGAGGTTACAGATGAAAATGGCAACATAACATGCAAAGTGGGAGATGTCATCCCTGTAGTGATTACAGGATTCAGAAACGAAAGACCAGCTGTTTCGCACAAAAAGGCCCTTCGTAAGGATCGTATTAAATCATTTATCGCTGAGTTTAAAGAAGAAGACGATGTTGTTCTTGATGTTAAAATCACTGGCAAGAACAAAGGTGGATTTATTGCTGAGAACAAAGAGGGTATTGAATTCTTCCTTCCACGTTCACAAGCTGCTGTTAAAGACATGAACGGACTTATGGGTAAATCACTCAAAGTTAAAATCATTAAAATTGACACTGATACAGAATCGATCATTGTTTCTCGCAAAAAATTCTTAGACGATGAGCGTAAAAAACGCAAAGAGATCGTTCAAGAGTTGATTGACCGTGACGAAGTGGTTGAGGGAACCATCAAAAAAATTACAACCTATGGTATGTTTGTTGACGTGGGTGGCATTGATGGATTGGTTCACTACAGTGAAATCAGCTACAAGGGCCCAGTAAATCCAGGTACACTTTACCAAGAGGGTGAAGTGATTCCCGTTAAAGCAATCAAATATGATAAAGACAAACGTCATCTTTCACTTTCAGTTAAAGCGGCTATGCCTGATCCTTGGGATGAGATCAAAGATGAATTAGAGACAGGCGATTCTATCCAAGTTACCATCAGCAATATTGAGCCTTATGGTGCGTTTGTTGATCTTGGTAATGACATCGAAGGTTTCCTTCACATCTCTGAAATTTCTTGGGATAAAAACATAAAACACCCACGCGATTACATCGAAGAGGGTCAAGTGGTTGATGTTGAAGTGATTGAAATTGATGCAAAAGAGAGACGTCTACGGGTGTCTCTTAAAAATGTTCTTCCAAAACCATTTGATGATTTCATGAAAAAATTCAAAGTAGGTGATGTTGTTAAAGGTGAAATCACGACCATTACAAACTTTGGTGCATTTGTGAAAATTGGTGGTATTGAAGGTCTTTTACACAATGAAGATGCTTCTTGGGATCGTAACAATAAATGTAAAGAACTTTTTGCTGTTGGCGATGTTGTAGAAGTTAAAATCGTTAAAATTGATGTAGAGAGCGAAAAAGTCTCTTTAAGTAAAAAAGAGCTTGAAGATAGCCCAATCCAAAAATATGCAAAATCACATGAGAATGGTGATATTGTTCATGGTAAAATCAGAGACATCAAAGAATTTGGTATCTTTGTTGAGCTTGAAGACAATGTAGATGCACTCATTCGTAAAGAAGACTTAGGTCAAGTGAATGAGGCTGATCTTAAAATTGGTGATGAAATCGAAGCGGCTATTACTTTTATTGATGACAAAAAAAATCGCATTCGTCTTTCTGTTAGACGTCTTTCAAAACTTAAAGAGAGAGAAGCGTTAAAAGAGATCAATAAAGAAGAGAAAATGACGCTCGGAGACATCTTAAAAGATCAATTGAAATAA
- a CDS encoding 4-hydroxy-3-methylbut-2-enyl diphosphate reductase, whose amino-acid sequence MTIKLATSYGFCFGVKRAIKIAENTKNASTIGPLIHNNEEINRLSENFNVKTLHDISEAKGVDKAIIRTHGIPKKDLETLMKSDVQVINATCPYVTKPQEICEKMSMEGYEIVIFGDADHPEVKGVESYAIHGAHVVQSVGELEKVKFKGNKIAVVSQTTRKINEFLQITNYLETRYKEVRVFNTICNATFENQDAARELAKEADVVIVIGGKNSSNTKQLHSICKEYCADSFLVESEKDLDPSWFTGKTLCGVTAGASTPDWIIEKIVGKISEIKV is encoded by the coding sequence ATGACTATTAAACTAGCAACGAGTTATGGCTTCTGTTTTGGTGTAAAACGGGCTATCAAAATTGCTGAAAATACAAAAAATGCCTCAACCATTGGACCGCTCATTCATAACAACGAAGAGATTAATCGTTTGAGTGAGAATTTTAACGTCAAAACGCTGCATGACATCTCTGAAGCTAAAGGTGTTGATAAAGCCATTATTAGAACCCATGGCATTCCTAAAAAAGATTTGGAAACTTTGATGAAAAGTGATGTTCAAGTCATCAATGCGACCTGCCCTTATGTAACAAAACCCCAAGAAATTTGTGAGAAAATGAGTATGGAAGGGTATGAAATCGTCATCTTTGGTGATGCTGATCATCCTGAAGTCAAAGGGGTTGAGAGTTATGCCATTCACGGCGCACACGTGGTTCAAAGTGTAGGTGAACTTGAAAAAGTAAAGTTTAAAGGCAATAAAATTGCAGTGGTTTCACAAACGACACGTAAAATCAATGAATTTTTGCAAATTACCAATTATTTAGAGACACGCTACAAAGAGGTACGTGTTTTTAATACGATTTGTAATGCGACTTTTGAAAACCAAGATGCAGCGCGTGAGCTTGCGAAAGAAGCCGATGTCGTAATCGTTATTGGCGGTAAAAATTCTTCCAATACAAAGCAATTACACAGCATTTGCAAAGAGTATTGTGCGGATAGCTTTTTGGTTGAGAGTGAGAAAGATTTAGATCCGAGCTGGTTTACGGGGAAAACGCTTTGTGGCGTGACTGCGGGCGCTTCAACGCCTGATTGGATTATCGAAAAAATAGTTGGAAAAATCAGCGAAATTAAAGTATAA
- the aroA gene encoding 3-phosphoshikimate 1-carboxyvinyltransferase, giving the protein MKTLHVNPKASFEFTTDKIASDKSISHRCAIFSLLSDHPSIVKNYLPAEDTLCTLSIVQSLGAHVSKAEDGTLTITPPLSIVEPPLILDCGNSGTAIRLLMGFLSSCKGFFVLYGDKYLCSRPMRRVADPLREIGAQIDGRNSGNYAPLGIRGERLKAFHYESKIASAQVKSALILAALQADGISTFSEPELSRDHSERMLRGMGANVVSEGLHVTIHPQTKPLSPLHITVPSDPSSGFFFAVAAAINEGSKVTLHNMLLNPTRIEAYKVLERMGAEVLFIEKESLYESVGDIVITGKALHGVEVSENISWLIDELPALSIAFACAKGKSLVKNAQELRVKESDRISSVVKNLRLCGIEVEEFDDGYEVTGGELNRATINSFGDHRIAMSFAIAGTRTAMSIEDIDCINTSFPNFIELLSQIGNVQL; this is encoded by the coding sequence ATGAAAACCTTACATGTAAACCCCAAAGCCTCTTTTGAGTTTACAACCGATAAAATCGCCAGCGATAAGTCAATTTCGCATCGCTGTGCGATTTTTTCACTCCTGAGCGATCACCCCTCCATCGTTAAAAACTATCTACCCGCCGAAGATACACTCTGTACTTTGAGTATCGTGCAGTCATTGGGTGCGCATGTTTCCAAAGCAGAAGATGGAACACTCACCATTACGCCACCTCTTAGCATTGTGGAGCCTCCGCTTATTCTTGATTGTGGAAATTCGGGGACGGCTATTCGCCTTTTAATGGGCTTTTTGTCTTCATGTAAAGGCTTTTTTGTGTTGTATGGCGACAAGTACTTGTGCTCTCGCCCGATGCGCCGTGTCGCAGACCCACTCCGTGAGATTGGCGCTCAAATTGATGGCAGAAACAGTGGTAATTATGCACCGCTTGGCATTCGAGGTGAGAGACTTAAAGCTTTTCATTACGAGAGTAAAATCGCCTCAGCACAGGTGAAAAGCGCGCTGATTCTAGCGGCGCTTCAAGCTGATGGCATTTCTACCTTTAGCGAGCCAGAACTAAGCCGTGACCATAGTGAACGCATGCTTCGAGGTATGGGTGCTAACGTGGTATCGGAAGGTTTACATGTAACGATTCATCCTCAGACAAAACCGCTGAGTCCCCTTCATATAACCGTGCCAAGTGACCCTTCAAGTGGCTTTTTCTTTGCCGTTGCTGCTGCGATTAACGAAGGAAGTAAAGTCACACTGCACAATATGCTTCTCAATCCTACGCGCATTGAAGCCTATAAGGTGCTTGAACGCATGGGGGCTGAGGTTTTGTTTATTGAGAAAGAGAGCTTATACGAAAGTGTCGGTGATATTGTCATCACCGGTAAAGCGTTACATGGTGTTGAAGTGAGTGAAAACATTTCATGGCTCATTGATGAATTGCCAGCTCTTTCCATTGCATTTGCCTGCGCAAAAGGTAAAAGCCTTGTTAAAAACGCACAGGAACTGCGTGTCAAAGAGAGTGATCGTATTTCAAGCGTTGTGAAAAATCTTCGTTTATGTGGTATTGAAGTGGAAGAGTTTGACGATGGTTACGAAGTAACGGGCGGAGAGCTTAACCGCGCTACAATTAACAGTTTTGGCGACCATAGAATTGCGATGAGTTTTGCGATAGCAGGTACACGAACAGCGATGAGTATTGAAGATATTGACTGCATTAACACCTCTTTTCCCAATTTTATTGAGCTGCTTTCTCAAATAGGAAATGTGCAATTATGA